One Rhododendron vialii isolate Sample 1 chromosome 2a, ASM3025357v1 genomic region harbors:
- the LOC131317078 gene encoding uncharacterized protein LOC131317078, whose product MGRPIYTKPHSDEVDQLLFPKGFRVPEFLTFSGEDAKESTVEHVARFQVQCGEAGTKNKWKLRLFPNSLTATAFTRYINLSPNSIQTWRQMEDAFHQQFYRVEPEVTMADLSSLCQLPDEGVETYLARFKKKKFYEAEFTDLFELSAKAARYERILRQEQDRMADSKGTYYRDPNYEVAMIEPGYEAEVAVAELINKKPYFLKAGRLEKADFASSSGKSRQSSISSWPTSL is encoded by the exons ATGGGGAGGCCTATCTATACTAAGCCCCACTCAGACGAGGTTGATCAACTACTATTCCCAAAAGGTTTTCGAGTACCGGAGTTCCTTACTTTTTCTGGGGAAGACGCAAAGGAATCGACGGTGGAACACGTGGCTCGATTCCAAGTTCAATGTGGGGAGGCGGGGACTAAGAACAAGTGGAAGTTGAGGTTGTTTCCCAACTCCTTGACTGCCACTGCCTTTACTCGGTACATAAATTTGTCTCCCAACTCCATTCAGACCTGGCGACAAATGGAGGATGCATTCCACCAACAATTTTATAGGGTGGAGCCAGAGGTCACAATGGCAGACCTTTCAAGCTTGTGCCAGCTACCAGACGAAGGAGTGGAGACTTATTTGGCCAGATTCAAGAAG aagaagttctACGAGGCGGAGTTCACGGATCTTTTTGAGTTATCAGCCAAAGCAGCAAGATATGAGCGGATCTTAAGGCAGGAGCAAGACCGCATGGCCGACTCGAAGGGAACCTACTATAGGGACCCCAATTATGAGGTGGCCATGATAGAGCCTGGGTATGAAGCAGAAGTGGCTGTCGCGGAGTTGATCAACAAGAAGCCTTATTTCTTAAAAGCTGGCAGGTTGGAAAAGGCAGACTTTGCATCATCTTCAGGCAAGTCGAGGCAATCTTCGATCAGCTCATGGCCGACAAGCTTGTGA